Proteins from a genomic interval of Bombus affinis isolate iyBomAffi1 chromosome 14, iyBomAffi1.2, whole genome shotgun sequence:
- the LOC126923972 gene encoding odorant receptor 13a-like, translating to MKESSDEDFAYAMTPLKIMSWPVGTWPLQVYDIFSAIRAIIAILLLLFMLIIVQTELYLDRSDAKKNLDALLLITCGILALSKIIRFRIQPDGLVSNFISAIKDYNELKDQEKRVIMRRHAYMGRLVSASVIFSSCIGSTLYLTIPMLSGDEEKDIVNVTKESTTDYPMPSEYVIALMQLPDNLFFMIFIIEYLMLLFTSTGNLGSDTLFFGIIFHLCGQVEILRLEFNRLGNKNEKTMERFIVLIKRHIYLLNLAHMLNETISSILVMQLFSSCVLICTTGFQLILALSIGNIVMMMKGFIVLNAMLVQLFAYSYVGDYLTRQMKGISDSMYFCNWYDISKSMAKDIIYVIMRAQYPVSLKAGNFFIVNMETYMSIVKTSMSYLSVLRVMVNA from the exons ATGAAGGAGTCGTCGGATGAAGATTTCGCTTACGCGATGACTCCGTTGAAGATCATGTCGTGGCCTGTAGGAACCTGGCCTCTTCAAGTGTACGATATCTTCTCCGCTATACGTGCCATAATCGCGATTCTACTTCTG CTATTCATGCTTATCATCGTGCAAACGGAGTTGTATTTAGACAGGAGTGACGCCAAGAAGAATCTAGACGCTCTACTGCTAATTACCTGCGGCATTTTGGCGTTATCAAAGATCATACGTTTTCGTATTCAGCCTGATGGCCTTGTTTCGAATTTTATCTCGGCGATTAAAGATTATAACGAACTGAAAGATCAAGAGAAACGAGTGATAATGCGAAGACACGCTTATATGGGTAGACTGGTGTCGGCTAGTGTGATATTTTCTTCGTGCATCGGCTCGACTCTTTACTTGACTATCCCTATGCTGTCTGGAGATGAAGAAAAAGATATAGTTAACGTAACGAAAGAAAGTACAACGGATTACCCTATGCCTTCCGAATATGTAATAGCCCTTATGCAATTGCCGGATAATTTGTTCTTTATGATTTTTATCATAGAGTACTTGATGCTGTTATTCACGAGCACTGGAAATCTAG gAAGCGATACGTTGTTCTTCGGTATTATCTTTCACCTGTGCGGTCAGGTAGAAATTCTGAGATTAGAGTTCAATAGACTAGGTAACAAGAACGAAAAAACAATGGAACGTTTCATCGTGTTAATCAAGAGGCACATTTACTTATTGAACCTAGCGCACATGCTGAACGAGACAATTAGCTCTATCTTGGTTATGCAACTATTCTCGAGCTGTGTGCTTATTTGTACAACCG GATTTCAACTCATTCTCGCTCTAAGCATCGGAAACATAGTCATGATGATGAAAGGATTTATAGTTCTGAACGCTATGTTGGTGCAACTATTTGCATACAGTTATGTGGGCGATTATTTAACGCGCCAAATGAAAGGTATCAGCGACTCGATGTATTTTTGCAACTGGTACGATATATCGAAAAGTATGGCAAAAgatattatttatgttattatGAGAGCTCAATATCCAGTGTCCTTGAAGGCTGGCAATTTCTTTATCGTCAATATGGAAACGTACATGAGTATTGTGAAAACTTCTATGTCGTATCTTTCA